In a single window of the Sphingosinicella microcystinivorans genome:
- a CDS encoding NAD(P)/FAD-dependent oxidoreductase, protein MMCAATAGARGKSVLLVDHADAPGRKILISGGGRCNFTNIHTAADRYLSGNPHFAKSALGRYTPQDFLALVERHGIAWHEKTLGQLFCDGSARQIVDMLAGECAKAGVTTRLGNPASAIEHRDNRFVATIGGRDYAAPALVLATGGPSIPKLGATGFAYDVARRFGLSIVHPRPALVPLTLGPDEALFRSLSGVSAEVEVRWRKTRFREAALFTHRGLSGPAMLQISSYWQHRTPIHVDFLPDAGPDWLIRRKQAQPRASLKRVLAALLPARLADALAERLALEGDLGNLPDKALRAAEARLGGWSFAPTGTEGFAKAEVTAGGISTDGLSSRTMMAARVPGLYAIGEAVDVTGWLGGYNFQWAWASGRAAGEAV, encoded by the coding sequence ATGATGTGCGCGGCGACGGCGGGGGCGCGGGGCAAAAGCGTATTGCTCGTCGATCACGCCGACGCGCCGGGCAGGAAGATCCTGATCTCGGGCGGCGGGCGCTGCAATTTCACCAACATCCACACCGCCGCCGACCGTTACCTTTCGGGCAATCCGCACTTCGCCAAGTCGGCGCTCGGCCGCTACACGCCGCAGGACTTTCTGGCGCTCGTCGAGCGCCACGGCATCGCGTGGCATGAAAAGACGCTGGGACAACTGTTCTGCGACGGCTCGGCGCGGCAGATCGTCGACATGCTGGCCGGCGAGTGCGCGAAGGCGGGCGTCACGACCCGCCTTGGCAACCCGGCTTCCGCCATCGAACACCGCGACAACCGTTTCGTGGCAACGATCGGCGGACGAGATTACGCGGCGCCCGCGCTCGTCCTCGCCACCGGCGGACCGTCGATCCCGAAGCTCGGCGCGACCGGCTTCGCCTACGACGTCGCCCGCCGCTTCGGCCTGTCCATCGTCCACCCCCGCCCCGCGCTCGTGCCGCTGACGCTCGGCCCGGACGAGGCGCTGTTCCGTTCGCTCTCCGGCGTCTCCGCCGAGGTCGAGGTGCGCTGGCGGAAGACGCGCTTCCGCGAGGCGGCGCTGTTCACGCATCGCGGGCTTTCCGGCCCGGCCATGCTGCAAATCTCGTCCTACTGGCAGCACCGCACGCCGATCCATGTGGACTTCCTGCCCGATGCCGGGCCGGACTGGCTGATCCGTCGCAAGCAGGCGCAGCCACGCGCGTCGCTGAAACGCGTCCTCGCCGCCCTCCTCCCCGCGCGTCTCGCGGACGCCCTCGCCGAGCGCCTCGCGCTGGAGGGCGATCTCGGCAACCTCCCCGACAAGGCGCTCCGCGCGGCCGAGGCGCGCCTCGGCGGCTGGAGCTTCGCCCCCACCGGCACCGAAGGCTTCGCCAAGGCCGAGGTGACGGCCGGAGGCATATCGACGGACGGCTTGTCGTCGCGCACGATGATGGCGGCGCGCGTGCCCGGTCTCTACGCGATCGGCGAGGCCGTGGACGTCACCGGCTGGCTCGGCGGCTACAACTTCCAGTGGGCGTGGGCGAGCGGCCGGGCCGCGGGCGAGGCGGTCTAG
- a CDS encoding alpha/beta hydrolase family protein: protein MAGELPRRFRRIIAAVLAPAAALAASLSPGAAAAQGQEVDFHRLLQAPDAREVGQVLRELSARNVFPDRVEVVATRRFPIAGHGFEARFIRHRVDGFVHCGVALVPRGAAPGSLAGVVDLPGVRWDFPTRNLSEWQDYGRRALGRYIPRFVVLAPCLRGSAVEAAGFRIEAEGDPQDAFDGAATDTVAFVHAVRDVVPELDFSRLAVFGWSRGGTVALLAASRSRIFKAAVSFAGPMDFFREMNRSDAWADALRAAYVSGQAHSWEHQQLGFFVYGRDRLPLGALRARLVASSPLYFSERLPPVRIHQGREDRSVAAGNALRMREAFQRAHSTHLHQTIIHEGWGHDLLENAEAMTEAGAFLWRHIEASGAGTRAGASRTAARAEATAR, encoded by the coding sequence ATGGCCGGGGAATTGCCGCGTCGCTTCCGCAGGATCATCGCCGCCGTTCTGGCGCCGGCGGCCGCGCTGGCGGCGAGCCTCAGCCCGGGGGCCGCGGCGGCACAAGGGCAGGAGGTCGATTTCCACCGCTTGTTGCAGGCCCCGGACGCTCGCGAGGTCGGGCAGGTGCTGCGCGAGCTGTCGGCGCGCAATGTCTTCCCCGACCGCGTCGAGGTCGTGGCGACGCGCCGCTTCCCCATTGCAGGCCACGGGTTCGAGGCCCGCTTCATTCGCCATCGCGTCGATGGTTTCGTGCACTGCGGCGTGGCGCTCGTCCCGCGCGGCGCGGCGCCCGGCAGCCTCGCGGGGGTCGTCGACCTGCCGGGGGTCCGCTGGGATTTCCCGACGCGCAATCTTTCCGAATGGCAGGATTACGGCCGCCGCGCACTCGGGCGCTACATTCCCCGTTTCGTGGTCCTTGCCCCCTGCTTGCGCGGATCGGCCGTGGAGGCGGCGGGCTTCCGTATCGAGGCCGAAGGCGACCCTCAGGATGCGTTCGACGGTGCGGCCACCGACACCGTCGCTTTCGTGCACGCCGTCCGAGACGTGGTCCCCGAACTGGATTTCAGCCGGCTCGCGGTCTTCGGCTGGAGCCGCGGCGGCACCGTCGCCCTTCTCGCCGCAAGCCGAAGCCGCATCTTCAAGGCAGCCGTTTCGTTCGCGGGCCCGATGGATTTCTTCCGGGAAATGAATCGCTCGGATGCGTGGGCCGACGCGCTGCGGGCGGCCTATGTCTCCGGGCAGGCCCACAGTTGGGAGCACCAGCAGCTCGGCTTCTTCGTATACGGCCGGGATCGTCTGCCGCTCGGCGCATTGCGCGCGCGTCTCGTCGCCAGCTCTCCGCTCTACTTCAGCGAACGCCTGCCCCCGGTCCGGATTCACCAGGGCCGGGAGGACCGGAGCGTCGCCGCGGGCAATGCCCTGCGTATGCGCGAGGCCTTCCAGCGCGCGCATTCAACGCACCTGCATCAAACGATCATTCACGAGGGTTGGGGACACGACCTTCTGGAGAATGCCGAGGCAATGACCGAGGCCGGCGCGTTTCTCTGGCGACATATCGAAGCGTCCGGCGCCGGCACGCGCGCGGGGGCATCACGAACGGCGGCACGGGCCGAAGCGACGGCGCGATAA
- a CDS encoding NAD(P)/FAD-dependent oxidoreductase yields MLRLSGLTLPLDHEADAMAPAICARLGVAPDRLRGFTVFRRGNDARKKSAILLVYTVDVDLADEAEVLARFAKDHDVRRAPDMDYRFPVRAPEGWRGLRPVVVGAGPCGLFAGLILAQMGFRPIILDRGKIVRERTKDTWGLWRRSQLNPESNVQFGEGGAGTFSDGKLYCRVKDPRFLGRKVLDEFVKAGAPDDILFEAHPHIGTFRLVTMVESLRETIEALGGEYRWQTRVDDLELDRAPDGRLRLRGLHLHDGDFLEADHVVLAVGHSARSTFEMLHRRGVHIEAKPFSIGVRIEHPQAWIDEARYGRFARHPLLGAAAYSLAHHCADERTVYSFCMCPGGRVVAATSEEGRVVTNGMSQYSRAEFNANSGLVVAIEPARDYPGGPLAGIDFQRHWESRAYAAGGSNYNAPAQTVGDFLAGRASTGLGEVIPSYKPGVAMTDLSTCLPAFAVEAMREALPVFGRQIARYDHPDVVMTGVETRTSSPVRITRGKDFQSLNTARLFPAGEGAGYAGGILSAAIDGIKAAEAVAASIVAQ; encoded by the coding sequence ATGCTGCGCCTGTCCGGACTCACCCTGCCGCTCGACCACGAGGCGGACGCGATGGCGCCCGCGATTTGCGCGCGGCTCGGCGTCGCGCCGGATCGCTTGCGCGGCTTCACGGTGTTCCGCCGCGGCAACGACGCGCGGAAGAAGAGCGCGATCCTGCTCGTCTACACGGTCGATGTCGATCTCGCCGACGAGGCCGAGGTGCTGGCGCGCTTCGCGAAGGACCACGACGTCCGCCGGGCGCCGGACATGGACTACCGCTTCCCGGTGCGCGCGCCCGAAGGCTGGCGCGGGCTGCGGCCCGTGGTCGTCGGCGCGGGGCCGTGCGGGCTGTTCGCCGGGCTGATCCTCGCGCAGATGGGCTTCCGGCCGATCATCCTCGATCGCGGCAAGATCGTGCGCGAACGCACGAAGGACACGTGGGGCCTGTGGCGCCGTTCGCAGCTCAACCCCGAATCCAACGTGCAGTTCGGCGAGGGCGGCGCGGGCACGTTCTCGGACGGCAAGCTCTACTGCCGCGTCAAGGACCCCCGCTTCCTCGGCCGCAAGGTGCTGGACGAGTTCGTGAAGGCCGGCGCACCCGACGACATATTGTTCGAGGCGCATCCCCACATCGGCACGTTCCGCCTCGTCACCATGGTCGAAAGCCTGCGCGAGACCATCGAGGCGCTGGGCGGCGAATACCGCTGGCAGACGCGCGTCGACGATCTGGAGCTGGACCGCGCGCCGGACGGGCGCCTGCGATTGCGCGGGCTTCATCTCCACGACGGCGACTTTCTGGAAGCCGACCACGTCGTCCTCGCCGTCGGCCACAGCGCGCGGTCGACCTTCGAGATGCTGCACCGGCGGGGCGTCCACATCGAGGCCAAGCCCTTCTCGATCGGCGTGCGCATCGAGCATCCGCAAGCGTGGATCGACGAGGCGCGCTACGGCAGGTTCGCGCGTCACCCGCTGCTCGGCGCCGCCGCCTACAGCCTCGCCCACCACTGCGCCGACGAACGCACCGTCTACAGCTTCTGCATGTGCCCCGGTGGACGCGTCGTCGCCGCGACGTCCGAGGAAGGCCGCGTCGTCACCAACGGCATGAGCCAGTATTCGCGCGCCGAGTTCAACGCCAATTCGGGCCTCGTCGTCGCCATCGAGCCCGCGCGCGACTATCCGGGCGGGCCGCTCGCGGGCATTGATTTCCAGCGCCACTGGGAATCGCGCGCCTATGCGGCGGGCGGATCGAACTACAACGCGCCCGCGCAGACGGTCGGCGACTTCCTCGCGGGCCGCGCGTCCACCGGGCTCGGAGAGGTGATCCCGTCCTACAAGCCGGGCGTCGCCATGACGGACCTCTCCACGTGCCTGCCCGCCTTCGCGGTCGAGGCGATGCGCGAGGCGCTGCCCGTCTTCGGGCGCCAGATCGCCCGCTACGATCACCCGGACGTGGTGATGACCGGCGTCGAGACGCGCACCTCCTCGCCGGTCCGGATCACGCGCGGCAAGGACTTCCAGAGCCTGAACACGGCGCGCCTGTTCCCGGCAGGGGAAGGCGCGGGCTATGCGGGCGGCATCCTCTCCGCCGCGATCGACGGGATCAAGGCCGCCGAGGCCGTCGCCGCCAGCATCGTGGCGCAGTGA